The Equus quagga isolate Etosha38 chromosome 2, UCLA_HA_Equagga_1.0, whole genome shotgun sequence genome has a window encoding:
- the LOC124236367 gene encoding olfactory receptor 4N4C yields MEIENSTVVTEFILLGLAQSQNIQFMVFVLILIFYLIILPGNFLIILTIRLDPGLTAPLYFFLGNLAFLDASYSFIVAPRMLVDFLSEKKVISYRGCITQLFFLHFLGGGEALLLAVMAFDRYMAICRPLHYSTVMNPRACYALILALWLGGFVHSIIQVAFILRLPFCGPNQLDNFFCDVPQVIKLACTDTFVVELLMVFNSGLLTLLCFLGLLSSYVVILCHVRRSASEGKNKAMSTCTTHVIIILLMFGPAIFIYTRPFQALPADKVVSFFHTVIFPLMNPVIYTLRNQEVKSSMRRLLSQHVVC; encoded by the coding sequence ATGGAGATAGAAAACAGCACAGTAGTGACAGAATTCATCCTTCTTGGTCTGGCCCAGTCTCAAAATATTCAATTCATGGTCTTTGTGCTGATCTTAATTTTCTACCTCATCATCCTCCCTGGAAACTTCCTCATCATCCTCACCATAAGATTAGACCCTGGCCTCACAGCCCCCCTCTACTTCTTTCTGGGAAACTTGGCCTTCCTGGATGCATCCTACTCCTTCATTGTGGCTCCCAGGATGCTGGTGGACTTCCTCTCTGAAAAGAAAGTAATCTCCTACAGAGGCTGCATCACTCAGCTCTTTTTCTTGCACTTccttggaggaggggaggcatTACTCCTTGCTGTGATGGCCTTTGACCGCTACATGGCCATCTGTCGGCCTTTACACTATTCCACTGTCATGAACCCTAGAGCCTGCTATGCCTTGATATTGGCTCTGTGGCTTGGAGGCTTTGTCCACTCCATTATCCAGGTGGCCTTCATCCTCCGCTTGCCCTTCTGTGGCCCAAACCAACTGGATAATTTCTTCTGTGATGTGCCTCAGGTCATCAAGCTGGCCTGCACAGACACCTTTGTGGTGGAGCTCCTGATGGTCTTCAACAGTGGCCTGCTCACCCTCCTGTGCTTCCTAGGGCTTTTGTCCTCCTACGTGGTCATACTCTGCCATGTACGTCGGTCTGCTTCTGAAGGGAAGAACAAGGCCATGTCCACCTGTACCACTCATGTCATTATTATACTTCTCATGTTTGGACCTGCCATCTTCATCTACACTCGCCCCTTCCAGGCCTTACCAGCTGACAAGGTGGTTTCCTTTTTCCACACAGTGATCTTTCCATTGATGAATCCTGTGATTTATACCCTTCGCAACCAAGAAGTGAAATCTTCCATGAGGAGGCTATTGAGTCAGCATGTAGTCTGCTGA